From Nitrospirota bacterium, one genomic window encodes:
- a CDS encoding small ribosomal subunit Rsm22 family protein: MPMQPFNEKTSSSLSPEILSALAQVSSERSLQGTALAQAVVNLSRLFTTARAALPPRYLDDAAHAAAYASYFLPVNLSKVQVLLDELPNGSERETPDRPMAVLDLGCGPGTGSVALLDWLWHRSPERAKSVSVLATDGSLAPLQDTKRLWDAYCREVGIPSEGLRCVVGNLEHPLKGDLGKQIVRGGPYDLIIMANCLNEMFPVSVDPPAERATVVAQLLPFLAPQGTIMIVEPALRQTARALHQVRNHLLKQGVCMVYSPCLHEGACPALDRPDDWCHEERPWQTPPAIAEIDREVGFIKDALKFSYLLLRTDGRTIVPRSPQTFRVVSELRELKGEKRAWLCNETGRPEVGRLDRKASPQNAALDSWHRGAIVQIERIVRKEKDGKVSALGRIERAAAVEIIRPA, translated from the coding sequence ATGCCCATGCAACCCTTCAACGAGAAGACATCATCCAGCCTGTCACCGGAAATTCTCAGCGCCTTAGCACAGGTGTCCTCTGAGCGAAGTCTTCAAGGTACCGCGTTGGCGCAGGCAGTCGTCAACCTCTCGCGTCTCTTTACCACCGCACGCGCAGCATTGCCGCCGAGGTACTTGGATGATGCTGCCCATGCGGCTGCCTATGCATCGTATTTCCTTCCCGTGAACCTCTCAAAAGTTCAAGTCTTGTTAGATGAGCTGCCAAACGGTAGCGAACGGGAAACTCCGGATCGTCCGATGGCGGTGCTTGATCTCGGCTGTGGTCCAGGAACGGGTTCCGTCGCCCTCTTGGACTGGCTGTGGCACCGCAGTCCTGAGCGTGCGAAGTCCGTGTCGGTTTTGGCGACAGATGGTTCCCTCGCGCCGCTGCAGGATACGAAGAGATTGTGGGACGCCTATTGCCGGGAGGTTGGGATACCCAGCGAAGGTCTCCGATGTGTCGTGGGCAATCTCGAGCATCCGCTCAAAGGCGATCTGGGTAAGCAGATTGTGCGAGGCGGGCCGTATGACCTGATTATCATGGCGAATTGTCTGAACGAAATGTTTCCGGTATCGGTCGACCCCCCTGCCGAACGTGCCACGGTTGTTGCGCAACTTCTACCGTTTCTCGCACCGCAGGGAACGATCATGATCGTCGAACCGGCGTTACGGCAAACGGCTCGAGCGCTGCATCAGGTGCGTAACCACCTGCTCAAACAGGGTGTTTGCATGGTGTATAGTCCCTGCCTGCATGAAGGGGCCTGTCCTGCGTTAGACCGTCCAGACGATTGGTGCCATGAGGAACGACCCTGGCAGACGCCTCCTGCGATTGCCGAGATCGATCGGGAGGTGGGGTTTATTAAAGACGCGCTGAAGTTTTCCTACCTGCTCTTGCGTACCGACGGTCGCACTATTGTGCCGCGTAGCCCGCAGACCTTCCGGGTCGTGAGCGAACTACGGGAATTGAAGGGGGAGAAGCGGGCCTGGCTGTGCAATGAAACGGGACGGCCTGAAGTCGGTCGGCTGGATCGAAAGGCCTCTCCTCAGAATGCGGCTCTTGATAGCTGGCATCGCGGCGCGATCGTGCAGATCGAGCGGATTGTGCGAAAAGAGAAAGATGGAAAGGTGTCGGCGCTAGGACGAATCGAGCGCGCGGCTGCTGTTGAGATTATCCGTCCAGCATGA
- a CDS encoding dual specificity protein phosphatase has protein sequence MHFITETLLVGNINDASEPPAQVSAVLLVAAEFTIQPPAWLSSGRIPFSEYAEAEPLLLDRAVSWVEQHASDNRVMVCCRAGMSRSVSVVMAYLCCVQGMTYAEVLKLVTTRRPGAMPLPNLEKAIIQVRRLRHTRTMGKPALASRRSSGS, from the coding sequence ATGCACTTTATTACCGAGACACTCCTGGTTGGCAATATCAACGATGCGAGCGAGCCGCCGGCACAGGTCAGCGCGGTGCTCCTGGTCGCGGCTGAATTTACCATACAGCCTCCCGCATGGCTCTCGTCTGGCAGGATTCCGTTTTCAGAATATGCTGAAGCCGAGCCCCTTCTATTGGACCGGGCTGTGAGCTGGGTCGAACAGCATGCTTCTGACAATCGGGTGATGGTCTGCTGCCGTGCCGGGATGAGCCGGTCTGTATCTGTGGTCATGGCCTATCTCTGTTGTGTCCAGGGGATGACCTATGCGGAGGTTTTGAAGTTGGTCACGACTCGCCGACCTGGCGCCATGCCCCTTCCCAATCTGGAGAAAGCCATCATTCAGGTTCGGCGCCTTCGCCATACTCGCACGATGGGCAAGCCAGCTCTCGCGTCACGCCGATCCTCTGGTTCGTAG
- the mutM gene encoding bifunctional DNA-formamidopyrimidine glycosylase/DNA-(apurinic or apyrimidinic site) lyase, whose protein sequence is MPELPEAEAVARQIRDRLLGAQLSECQVGRADIVREGLPTLSWYRGARLEDVVRYGKSVAMGFRKEGELRYIVAELGMTGLLLFHATKTKHPQHVHVRMSFTGGRESELRYWNPRRFGRMSLLDQAGLDAYRARRFGVDPLVVSRDEFISLMEAKRGRLKPLLMHQQVIAGIGNIYANEILFRARLHPNREVNRLRVAAIVTLHETMQSVLREAIFCGGSSVKDFFAPDGTEGQYKRRHLVYGKEGQSCPNHCGRTIIRLQSERSSFFCPACQSNRFRG, encoded by the coding sequence ATGCCGGAATTGCCAGAAGCAGAGGCCGTTGCCCGTCAGATACGGGATCGTTTACTTGGCGCGCAACTCAGCGAGTGCCAGGTGGGCCGGGCGGATATTGTTCGTGAAGGGTTACCCACGCTCTCGTGGTATCGCGGTGCGCGTCTGGAAGATGTGGTGCGATATGGCAAGAGTGTGGCGATGGGGTTCAGGAAAGAGGGCGAATTACGATACATCGTCGCAGAGCTCGGTATGACCGGCCTCCTGCTCTTTCACGCGACGAAGACGAAACATCCGCAGCATGTGCATGTTCGCATGTCGTTCACGGGTGGCCGTGAGTCGGAGCTGCGCTATTGGAATCCACGACGCTTCGGACGGATGTCCTTGCTGGATCAGGCGGGACTCGATGCCTATCGCGCCCGTCGTTTTGGAGTAGATCCTTTGGTGGTATCGCGCGATGAGTTCATCAGTCTGATGGAAGCCAAACGTGGCAGGCTCAAGCCGTTGTTGATGCATCAGCAAGTCATCGCGGGGATCGGGAATATCTACGCGAATGAAATTCTCTTCCGCGCCAGGCTCCATCCAAACCGTGAGGTGAATCGGCTGCGCGTGGCGGCGATTGTCACGCTCCATGAGACCATGCAATCGGTGCTGCGCGAGGCAATTTTCTGCGGCGGATCGAGCGTCAAGGATTTCTTCGCGCCGGATGGCACGGAAGGCCAATACAAGCGCCGTCATCTCGTCTATGGTAAAGAAGGTCAGTCCTGCCCCAACCATTGCGGACGGACAATTATCCGTCTTCAAAGTGAACGAAGCTCGTTTTTTTGCCCAGCCTGCCAATCAAATCGATTCCGGGGATAA
- a CDS encoding ATP citrate lyase citrate-binding domain-containing protein — protein sequence MAKVLEGPGMGLMKKWGITVPNYVVVTSVDELTKLGQANEWLKKSKLVVKAHEALGSRFKLGLVKVDLDFKAAEAAAKEMIGRQVGSITVSQVIVSEMIPHKEEYYCAVKSTREGTDILVANCGGIEVESNWDRVKRLALEVGQQPSAEALEKVAKDAGFTGPLVKKMADFAGKMFACFDSEDAQYLEVNPVVLREQDSELIALDAVTLLDGDAKFRHPDWNFAFAAEFGRAYSKHEMEVMAVDSKIKGSVKFIEIPGGDTAMLPAGGGASVYYSDAVVARGGKLANYAEYSGDPPDWAVEVLTDKVCSLPGIKNIIVGGAIANFTDVVKTFGGIINGFRKAKSEGKLKGVKIWVRRGGPREKEGLDAMRALKDEGFDINVFDRNTPLTDIVDKALQAK from the coding sequence ATGGCGAAGGTGCTCGAAGGTCCCGGGATGGGGCTGATGAAGAAGTGGGGTATCACGGTCCCCAACTATGTCGTCGTCACTTCGGTTGACGAATTGACGAAGCTCGGCCAAGCCAATGAATGGCTGAAGAAATCCAAGTTGGTGGTTAAGGCGCATGAAGCGCTCGGTTCCCGGTTCAAGCTCGGTCTGGTGAAGGTCGATCTTGATTTCAAGGCGGCGGAAGCTGCGGCGAAGGAGATGATCGGTCGTCAGGTCGGCAGCATCACCGTCTCCCAGGTGATCGTGTCCGAAATGATCCCTCACAAAGAAGAATATTATTGTGCGGTGAAGTCTACCCGTGAAGGGACGGACATTCTGGTCGCGAATTGCGGCGGCATCGAAGTCGAGTCGAATTGGGATCGCGTGAAGCGATTGGCTTTGGAAGTCGGACAGCAGCCCTCGGCGGAAGCACTGGAGAAGGTGGCGAAGGATGCGGGTTTCACCGGTCCGCTCGTGAAGAAGATGGCCGATTTTGCTGGTAAAATGTTTGCCTGTTTTGACAGTGAAGATGCGCAGTATCTGGAAGTGAATCCCGTCGTGTTGCGCGAACAAGACAGCGAATTGATTGCCTTGGATGCGGTCACGCTTCTCGACGGCGACGCCAAGTTCCGGCATCCCGATTGGAACTTTGCCTTTGCCGCAGAATTCGGCCGTGCCTATTCCAAACACGAAATGGAAGTGATGGCGGTCGACTCCAAGATCAAGGGGTCAGTCAAGTTTATCGAGATTCCCGGCGGAGATACGGCGATGCTCCCGGCAGGCGGTGGCGCCAGCGTCTATTATTCCGATGCCGTCGTGGCGCGCGGTGGCAAGCTCGCCAACTACGCCGAATACTCAGGCGATCCGCCAGACTGGGCGGTTGAAGTGTTGACGGATAAGGTCTGCTCATTGCCCGGGATCAAGAACATCATCGTCGGCGGGGCGATTGCCAATTTCACCGACGTGGTAAAGACCTTCGGCGGCATCATCAACGGATTCCGCAAGGCAAAGTCGGAAGGGAAGCTCAAGGGCGTGAAGATCTGGGTACGTCGCGGAGGCCCGCGAGAGAAGGAAGGGCTCGACGCGATGCGCGCGCTCAAGGACGAAGGGTTCGACATCAACGTCTTCGATCGTAATACGCCGCTCACCGACATCGTTGATAAGGCACTCCAGGCGAAGTAG
- a CDS encoding citrate/2-methylcitrate synthase: MSILANKDTYVVIQGGVAGVNAARRMAEFCYLIKRSLNVLAFVYPPDAGKAHEIPYGSGLVTVPIYKTVAEATKNHPQINTSLVYIGADRALKGGMEALDDSHIKVVSMITEGVPEKDAKILGRHATKLKKVFNGPSSIGIVSAGSCRLGVIGGAFDNLVLSKLYREGSFGVITKSGGLSNEIIWICSQFADGITTAIGIGGDAYPGTDYVSYLEMFENDPQTKAVIIVGEMGGDLEERAAEWYGAKKRRVKLMAVVSGFCQESLPKGMKFGHAGAKEGLKGEGSARAKSDALKNAGAIVPATFGALGPAIKEAYQEMLKSGQVKEPVEPASLPKLPKSIEAAMKADEVMVAPLIRTTISDDRGDEPCYDGYPASELINKGYEIPHVVGLLWDKRLISKQEAEIIKRIMMLSADHGPCVSGALGTIIAACAGIGLSQSVAAGLIMIGPRFGGAVTDAGRFFKHAVDNKMTVDEFLVYMKKNHGPVPGIGHRVKSLRNPDKRVKELVGYVKSLNMKTPCLDFALEVEKITSVKKDNLILNVDGTMAAVLVDIGFPVDSLNGFFILSRTIGLIGHWVDQKRQDSRLIRLFDYLVNYAAPKRREVPPLK, from the coding sequence ATGAGTATCCTGGCAAATAAAGATACCTATGTGGTCATTCAGGGCGGCGTTGCCGGTGTCAACGCTGCGCGCCGGATGGCCGAGTTTTGCTACCTGATCAAACGTTCGCTGAACGTGTTAGCTTTTGTCTATCCTCCTGATGCCGGCAAGGCACACGAAATTCCATACGGCAGCGGCCTGGTGACCGTTCCCATCTATAAGACTGTCGCGGAAGCCACCAAGAACCATCCCCAGATCAATACCAGCCTCGTCTATATCGGTGCGGATCGTGCGCTGAAGGGCGGGATGGAAGCCTTGGATGACTCGCATATCAAGGTGGTCTCCATGATCACCGAGGGTGTGCCTGAAAAGGATGCCAAGATCCTGGGCCGTCATGCGACCAAGCTCAAGAAGGTGTTCAATGGCCCTTCGTCGATTGGTATTGTGTCAGCCGGGTCCTGTCGCCTCGGCGTGATCGGCGGCGCTTTTGACAACCTGGTGCTGTCGAAGCTCTACCGCGAAGGGTCCTTCGGCGTCATCACCAAGTCGGGCGGTCTCTCCAACGAAATTATCTGGATCTGCTCGCAGTTTGCCGACGGTATTACGACAGCCATCGGAATCGGCGGCGATGCCTATCCGGGAACCGACTATGTGAGTTATCTCGAGATGTTCGAGAACGATCCCCAGACGAAGGCGGTCATCATCGTCGGCGAAATGGGCGGCGATCTCGAAGAGCGGGCCGCCGAGTGGTATGGCGCCAAGAAGCGGCGCGTCAAGTTGATGGCCGTGGTCTCCGGCTTCTGCCAGGAGAGCCTGCCGAAGGGCATGAAGTTCGGTCACGCCGGCGCGAAGGAAGGCTTGAAGGGCGAAGGATCGGCCCGTGCCAAATCCGATGCCTTGAAAAATGCCGGTGCGATTGTCCCGGCGACGTTCGGGGCTTTGGGCCCGGCGATCAAGGAAGCCTATCAGGAGATGTTGAAGTCCGGTCAGGTGAAGGAACCGGTCGAGCCGGCTTCACTGCCGAAATTGCCCAAGAGCATTGAAGCGGCCATGAAGGCCGATGAAGTCATGGTGGCCCCGCTGATCCGTACCACGATCAGCGATGACCGCGGCGACGAACCCTGCTACGACGGATACCCGGCTTCCGAGCTCATCAATAAAGGCTACGAAATCCCCCACGTCGTGGGACTGTTGTGGGATAAGCGGCTGATCTCCAAGCAAGAAGCTGAAATCATCAAGCGTATCATGATGCTTTCCGCCGATCATGGTCCCTGCGTCAGCGGGGCCTTGGGGACGATCATCGCGGCCTGCGCCGGGATCGGACTGTCCCAGTCGGTAGCGGCAGGCTTGATCATGATCGGCCCCCGCTTCGGCGGCGCCGTGACCGATGCCGGACGCTTCTTCAAACATGCGGTCGACAACAAAATGACGGTGGACGAGTTCCTGGTTTATATGAAGAAGAACCATGGCCCTGTGCCGGGGATCGGCCATCGGGTGAAGAGCTTGCGTAATCCTGACAAGCGGGTGAAGGAGCTGGTCGGATACGTCAAGAGTTTGAACATGAAGACGCCGTGCCTCGATTTTGCGCTCGAAGTGGAAAAGATCACGTCGGTGAAGAAGGACAACCTGATCCTGAACGTGGACGGCACGATGGCGGCGGTGCTCGTCGATATCGGCTTCCCGGTCGACAGTTTGAACGGTTTCTTCATCCTCTCGCGCACGATCGGGCTGATCGGGCATTGGGTGGATCAAAAACGTCAGGACAGCCGCTTGATCAGGCTGTTCGATTATTTGGTGAATTACGCGGCTCCCAAGCGCCGCGAAGTGCCGCCATTAAAGTAG
- a CDS encoding aconitate hydratase produces the protein MSIDLAKNLYTKMPDVFAKARKKFGRGLTLAEKVLVSHADNFDTQTWERGKAMLALRPDRVAMQDATAQMAMLQFMQANKKQAAVPSTIHCDHLIRAEMGSEKDLLRAVDENKEVYNFLASAAKKYGIGFWKPGAGIIHQVVLENYAFPGSLIIGTDSHTPNGGGLGGLAIGVGGADAGEVMAGLPWEVLHPKLIGIRLTGKLSGWASAKDVILYLCGLLTVKGGTNKIVEYFGPGAETISATGKGTICNMGAELGATTSVFPFDQKMVAYLNITDRAELANLAIANKALLVADPEVYQTPEKYYDQIVEVDLSTLEPHVVGPHTPDLARPISKMAAEAKEKGYPVELKAALIGSCTNSSYEDISRSAHIAQQGLKAGLKAKASFLVSPGSERIYHTMKRDGFLDTFEKLGGTVLSNSCGPCIGQWKRADGVKGKADSIVSSFNRNFPGRNDGISETLSFLASPEIVTAYAISGDLAFDPVNQTLKGADGKQFKFEPPQGEELPSKGFAKADEGFVAPAANGDGLTVDIPPTSERLQLLQPFPRWDGKDFEKLPLLIKTKGKTTTDHISPAGPWLKFRGHLDKISDNMFLGANNAFFPEPGKGTDVLTGETGLTMAQIARRYKAKGIGSIVVGDENYGEGSSREHAAMSPRFLNVRVVITKGFARIHETNLKKQGILALTFADPKDYEKIEQQDRISVTGLSSLAPGKPVQVTIHKTDGTSLTIQANHSITDQQIAWFKAGSALNALN, from the coding sequence ATGTCGATCGATCTGGCGAAAAATCTCTATACGAAGATGCCCGACGTGTTTGCCAAGGCCCGGAAGAAGTTCGGGCGTGGTTTGACGTTGGCGGAGAAGGTGCTCGTTTCACATGCCGACAATTTCGACACCCAGACGTGGGAACGCGGCAAGGCGATGTTGGCCTTGCGCCCCGATCGTGTGGCGATGCAGGACGCGACGGCCCAGATGGCCATGTTGCAGTTCATGCAGGCCAACAAGAAGCAAGCGGCTGTGCCGAGCACCATCCATTGCGATCACTTGATCCGTGCCGAAATGGGTTCCGAGAAGGACCTGCTTCGTGCGGTAGACGAGAACAAGGAAGTCTATAATTTTCTCGCCTCGGCGGCGAAGAAGTACGGCATCGGCTTCTGGAAGCCTGGCGCCGGGATCATTCACCAGGTCGTGCTGGAGAACTATGCGTTCCCCGGCAGCTTGATCATCGGTACCGATTCACATACCCCCAACGGCGGCGGACTTGGTGGCTTAGCCATTGGTGTCGGTGGTGCGGACGCCGGCGAAGTCATGGCCGGTCTGCCATGGGAAGTGCTCCATCCGAAGCTGATCGGTATCCGCCTGACCGGTAAGTTGAGCGGCTGGGCCTCGGCCAAGGACGTCATCCTGTACCTTTGCGGTCTTCTGACGGTGAAGGGCGGAACGAACAAGATCGTCGAGTACTTCGGCCCCGGAGCCGAGACCATCAGTGCAACCGGCAAGGGCACGATTTGCAACATGGGAGCGGAGTTGGGCGCGACGACCTCCGTGTTCCCCTTCGACCAGAAGATGGTCGCCTATCTGAACATCACAGATCGGGCAGAGTTGGCCAATCTTGCCATCGCGAACAAGGCCTTGCTGGTGGCGGATCCAGAGGTCTATCAGACGCCTGAGAAATACTACGACCAGATCGTGGAAGTCGACCTGTCGACGCTCGAACCCCATGTCGTCGGGCCCCATACGCCGGACCTTGCGCGACCCATCTCCAAGATGGCGGCGGAAGCGAAGGAGAAGGGTTATCCGGTCGAACTCAAGGCGGCCCTCATCGGCAGCTGCACCAATTCCTCCTATGAAGACATTAGCCGTTCGGCCCACATCGCCCAGCAAGGGTTGAAGGCCGGGCTCAAGGCGAAGGCCTCGTTCCTGGTCTCGCCAGGTTCCGAGCGTATTTATCACACGATGAAGCGCGACGGGTTCTTGGACACGTTTGAAAAATTGGGTGGCACGGTACTGTCGAATTCTTGCGGTCCCTGTATCGGACAGTGGAAGCGGGCCGATGGCGTGAAGGGGAAGGCGGATTCGATCGTCAGTTCGTTTAACCGGAACTTCCCTGGCCGCAACGATGGCATCAGTGAGACCTTGTCATTCCTTGCAAGCCCGGAAATTGTGACGGCTTATGCCATCTCGGGAGATTTGGCTTTCGATCCTGTCAATCAGACGCTCAAGGGCGCGGACGGCAAGCAGTTTAAGTTCGAGCCGCCGCAGGGTGAAGAGCTTCCATCCAAGGGCTTCGCGAAGGCTGACGAAGGTTTTGTGGCGCCGGCCGCCAACGGGGATGGTTTGACCGTCGACATTCCGCCGACGAGCGAGCGACTACAACTATTGCAGCCTTTCCCACGCTGGGACGGCAAAGATTTCGAAAAGCTTCCGCTGTTGATCAAGACCAAGGGCAAAACGACGACCGATCACATCTCTCCGGCCGGTCCTTGGCTCAAGTTCCGCGGCCATCTGGACAAGATCAGCGACAACATGTTCCTGGGCGCGAACAATGCGTTCTTCCCAGAGCCCGGCAAGGGGACAGACGTGTTGACCGGGGAGACCGGCTTGACCATGGCGCAGATCGCCCGCCGATATAAGGCAAAGGGGATCGGTTCGATTGTGGTCGGAGATGAGAATTACGGCGAGGGCAGCAGCCGGGAACATGCCGCGATGTCTCCGCGTTTCCTCAACGTGCGCGTTGTCATCACGAAGGGCTTTGCCCGCATTCACGAGACCAATTTGAAGAAGCAGGGGATCTTGGCGTTGACCTTCGCTGACCCGAAGGATTACGAGAAGATTGAGCAACAGGACCGCATCAGCGTGACGGGGCTTAGCAGCCTGGCTCCCGGCAAACCGGTGCAGGTGACGATACACAAGACGGATGGCACTTCGCTCACCATCCAGGCGAACCACAGCATCACCGATCAACAGATTGCGTGGTTCAAGGCTGGTTCAGCGTTGAATGCGCTGAACTGA
- a CDS encoding NADP-dependent isocitrate dehydrogenase has product MTTKASKIIYTKTDEAPMLATYSFLPIINAFSKAAGVSVELRDISLAGRIIALFPDYLTPEQKQSDDLAELGALAKTPEANIIKLPNISASLPQLQEAIKELQGQGYKLPEYPEVPKDDKEKDVKSRYDKVKGSAVNPVLREGNSDRRAAPAVKRYARKNPHSMGEWSPASRTHVSHMRHGDFYHDEKSMTLDTARDVRLELVARSGKTIVLRPKVALLAGEIIDSMFMSKKALLDFYETEIEDAYKTGVLFSLHVKATMMKVSHPIVFGHCVKIYYKDAFAKHGKLFEELGVNVNNGLVN; this is encoded by the coding sequence ATGACGACCAAGGCATCCAAGATCATTTATACGAAGACGGACGAAGCGCCGATGTTGGCGACCTATTCGTTCTTGCCGATCATCAATGCCTTCAGCAAGGCAGCCGGTGTGTCCGTTGAGCTGCGGGACATCTCTCTGGCCGGGCGTATCATTGCCTTGTTCCCCGATTACTTGACGCCTGAGCAGAAGCAGTCAGACGACCTGGCCGAGTTGGGCGCGTTGGCCAAGACCCCGGAAGCCAATATTATCAAGCTCCCCAACATCAGCGCCTCGCTGCCCCAGTTGCAAGAAGCCATTAAGGAGTTGCAGGGCCAGGGGTATAAACTGCCCGAGTATCCGGAAGTTCCAAAAGACGACAAAGAGAAAGACGTCAAGTCGCGCTACGACAAAGTGAAAGGCAGCGCCGTGAACCCGGTCCTGCGCGAAGGCAATTCCGATCGCCGCGCGGCGCCGGCCGTCAAGCGCTATGCGCGCAAGAACCCGCACTCGATGGGCGAGTGGAGTCCGGCGTCGCGCACCCACGTTTCGCACATGCGCCACGGTGATTTCTACCATGACGAAAAATCCATGACACTGGACACGGCGCGCGACGTCAGGCTGGAACTGGTCGCCAGGAGCGGCAAGACCATTGTGCTGCGGCCCAAGGTTGCGCTGCTCGCCGGCGAGATCATCGACAGCATGTTCATGAGCAAGAAAGCCCTGCTCGATTTCTATGAAACCGAGATCGAGGACGCATACAAAACCGGCGTGTTGTTCTCGCTGCACGTCAAGGCCACCATGATGAAGGTGTCGCATCCCATCGTGTTCGGTCACTGCGTGAAGATCTACTACAAGGACGCGTTTGCCAAACACGGCAAATTGTTTGAAGAGTTGGGTGTGAACGTCAACAACGGGCTGGTCAACC